TCAAAACAACAATCTTACTTTTTGGAGGATGACATTTTTTGAATAGTGGAAAAATTATCTAAAATATTAGGAAGAGGGAAGCTATGAGGTGAAGAGAAAGTGAGTAATAGCATCGGTGAATTAACGGTACGAGATGTCAATCATTTTTATAAGGCAGGTAAGTTTCAGGTCCCCGTTTTACATGATATCAACCTGCATATTGGAAAAAGCGAATTTATTTCGTTATGCGGAACATCAGGTTCAGGGAAATCAACGCTACTTAACCTGATGGCTGGGTTAACACGTCCCGAACAAGGAACGATTCATGTAAATGGGGAAGAGATCTCTAAGTTTAACGAGAATCAGCTATGTTTGTTTAGACGGCGTTGCTTAGGATTTGTGTTTCAATCGTTTAATCTTTTGCCTAATTTGACAGCAGTTGAAAATGTGGAACTACCGCTCGTTTTTTCTGGAGTAAGTCCTCGTGTACGACGTGAAAAAGCGATAGCGATGTTAAACCAAGTGGGACTGGAAAAGCGAGAGCATCATAAGCCTAATGAGCTAAGTGGTGGTCAGCAACAGCGTGTCAGTATTGCGCGGGCCTTGGTCAATGAACCGGGAATTGTTCTTGCGGATGAGCCAACCGGGAATCTGGATACAGCAACAGAGGAAGAAATTTTACAGCTCATGCGTCAAATGAATCGGGAAAGTGGTACAACCTTTGTGATTGTCACACATGATCAGGAGGTTGCAAGCCAATCTGATCGGACAATTTTTCTACGGGATGGCTACATTCAGCAATAAAGGGATGTGGCAATACTCAGGCCTACGAGGATGACTAGCCTGAGCTTTCGCGTAATAGAGACTAGAATTTATTTGCTCTTATCTGGTAAAAAGGCAAGGGGAAAAATGAGGTGTAATTTGTGAAACTGCTTGATTCGCTACGTATCGTCTGGCGCAATCTTTGGCGTATGAAGCTTCGGACGGTGCTGACATCGGTTGGGGTTATGATTGGTACCGCTGCTATTGTGACCATGCTATCTCTTAGTATTGGTCTAAAAGAGAATGCTGTTAAAAGTCTAGAAAACTTCGGTAATTTAACTGAGCTTGAAGTGTATCCAGCTTGGTTGATGCCAGATGGAACCACTGAGAGAACGCCAGATCAAATGAAACGCTTAGATAGTAAAAGTATACCGGAAATAAAGGCTATTCCTGGGATTGAGGCCGTTATGCCACATAAAGAATTTATGGGAAATGCCGTCTTAAAGCTAGGGCGTCGAGAGGCACAGCATTTCCAAATCATTGGGGTTGATCCACAACAAGAAGCACCTGTGAGATCAAAGGAGCTAGAAAAGGGTGAGTATCTAACTGGGGCAAACAATGAAATCGTGATCTCCTACGAAATACCAAGACAAATGAGAGATGTGGAGAAGGACCGCCGTGAAGCTAGAAAACGCAATGCTAACCAGAGTGGAAATAGAGCCAGATATGAAATGGGTGGCTCTGGAGAATCGGGAATCATAGAGATGGTTGGGAAAACGGCGATGTTAGAACTAAGACGAGAATACACGATCGACAACGAACCTAAGTTTGAAAAGAAGGAAATACGTGTTCGCGTCGTCGGTCAGATGCAAAAGGATGAAAAGAGCTATCGAGGTAGCACTATTTATGTACCTATGAAGATGGTTAATGAGCTGAATACCTGGATGGAACAAAAGAGAGAACAAAGCGACTATGATATGGAAATGGGTGGCAGCAAACCGAACCGTTCCAAAAATCGCAATCAGAAGCCAGCTCTGCAATATGATTCAATCAATGTAAAGGTAGGATCAAGGGAAGCAGTAGAGCAGGTCGTTAAGGATTTACAAAAAATCGGCTATGAGAACTATTCGCCAGCACGTCAGCTTGCTGAACTAAATAAGTTTTTCTTTGTTATTCAATTAGTGCTTGGTGGTATCGCAGCTATCTCTTTATTAGTTGCAACGATCGGTATAGTAAACACCATGATCATGTCCATTCTGGAGCGAACCAAGGAAATTGGGATTATGAAGGTTATTGGTGCTACCGTGTATAATATTCGTTGGCTCTTTTTGATTGAATCAGGTTCAATCGGTTTAATCGGAGGACTGACTGGTTTAGGTCTTGCTTATGGAGCCGTAGCGATCATCAATTAT
This is a stretch of genomic DNA from Brevibacillus laterosporus DSM 25. It encodes these proteins:
- a CDS encoding ABC transporter ATP-binding protein yields the protein MSNSIGELTVRDVNHFYKAGKFQVPVLHDINLHIGKSEFISLCGTSGSGKSTLLNLMAGLTRPEQGTIHVNGEEISKFNENQLCLFRRRCLGFVFQSFNLLPNLTAVENVELPLVFSGVSPRVRREKAIAMLNQVGLEKREHHKPNELSGGQQQRVSIARALVNEPGIVLADEPTGNLDTATEEEILQLMRQMNRESGTTFVIVTHDQEVASQSDRTIFLRDGYIQQ
- a CDS encoding ABC transporter permease: MKLLDSLRIVWRNLWRMKLRTVLTSVGVMIGTAAIVTMLSLSIGLKENAVKSLENFGNLTELEVYPAWLMPDGTTERTPDQMKRLDSKSIPEIKAIPGIEAVMPHKEFMGNAVLKLGRREAQHFQIIGVDPQQEAPVRSKELEKGEYLTGANNEIVISYEIPRQMRDVEKDRREARKRNANQSGNRARYEMGGSGESGIIEMVGKTAMLELRREYTIDNEPKFEKKEIRVRVVGQMQKDEKSYRGSTIYVPMKMVNELNTWMEQKREQSDYDMEMGGSKPNRSKNRNQKPALQYDSINVKVGSREAVEQVVKDLQKIGYENYSPARQLAELNKFFFVIQLVLGGIAAISLLVATIGIVNTMIMSILERTKEIGIMKVIGATVYNIRWLFLIESGSIGLIGGLTGLGLAYGAVAIINYLGKNSDVLSNFGMGMGRGMGPEEEVVTQIALVPPSLAIFAILFSVVIGLLAGILPAIRASRLSPLEAIRSQ